The Setaria viridis chromosome 2, Setaria_viridis_v4.0, whole genome shotgun sequence DNA window TGCAGCCCACTGCGTCAACATTGTGCCAGAGAGGGAGCCGCACCTACCTTCCCTAGCAGTTGAGATCGTCCCATCAAAGGTGCAACCTTTTCGCCTCTTGTTTGCTCATGGCAAACTACACTGCCTTTTGCTTTTCCTTCCTGCACGTTGAGAGCTATCCCAACAGAAATAAGGATCATTTGTTATCTATCGTGCGCTGACTAATCTGACTTTCATTACATTGGTCTGTAGAATGTGCATCCATACAAGTATGCAGGCGAAAATATTGAATTGCACGGCATGAATATATTCAAGGTGCTTGCTTTTCCCTGGTTGCTTGCATATTCCTACTAGTTTCTTAAATAAATTCCAGTTTATAGTTTATCGGGGGAAGGAGTGTGATTGAAGTTATCTATGTTCATTGCCTGTATGGGAGCTGCTCACAGGCTAATTACTGAAACGATATATTTTTTTCCACTCTGTATGCTAAAACTGCTCCATGTCTTATTCTTCCCTGCTTCACTAGTTTGGGTTGATCTTGTGTTTAACTGGTTTCAGGGAAAGATCAGTGTAGTTGATATTATTGGACTATCTAAATCTGATATTGTAACATCAAAAGGTGAAGGTAATGTAGTACCCTCACTAGTTCTATGACTTTACTTGCTACATGATACAGCTAACAGCTGCAAATAATTATTCTCTACTGTAGGACCTTTAAAATGCTGGGAGAGTTCAATTGATCTAGTAAATGTACTTAAAGATGAGATCCGTGATGGCCTATTGACATTCAGAAGCAAACAAGTTTTAGAGGTACAACTATGTAGCTGCTTCATATATTCATTCTTCACATCAGATTCTGTAGGCCTTAAAATAAATCTATGGTTTTCTTCAATAGCATTTCatgtttatttgttttttttatacaaaattttCCTTGCTTAAATAGATGTTCACATGCAACAACAGTTCATATTTGGTGAAGTTACCTATAAAAAAACTCATGCATTTGTTAAAATATCATACTTCTGGCTAAAATTGATTTATTTATGCAGCAGTTCAAATGCTGCAATCCAGtaaagtaaaacaaaaaaatggaGCTGATGTGAATTTGTCCAACAAAGGATGAATGGTGTCATCAGCATTTATTAGTATCCATTTGACTGATggttttttccttcttttatctTCCATAGACACCATCATTGCTATCTAATCTCATGGGCATAGGACTATAGTTGTACATGTAAAATAAGCTTCTCGCTGACATGAAATGCGGTTTAGAATGAGTTGTGCCTCAGCAATGCACACATGTTTCTTCCAAGGATGTGGTATTGCCTTAAACATCTTCCAAGAGTTCTTTTTCCTTATGCAGCTTGGTTGTGGATACGGGCTTCCTGGCATATTTGCTTGCCTGAAGGTACACATTTATCCGTAGTTCTTTTTCTTACTTTCTATTAACATGATGTCAGTTTCTATTTCAGAGCTATCATTCCATCAACAAATTGCCTGTAGTGTTCCACTTCCATCATTCCGTGTTTGGCGAATGTACTATTAATATCTATTTATTTAGCAATCTATCATGGTATAGTAACTAATATCTTCCTTTTAAACATTCTTAGGGAGCTACAACAGTTCATTTTCAGGATCCTAGTGCAGAAGTAGTAAGGTGCAAAACAATACCGAATGTGCTTGCTAACCTTGAACAGGCTCAAGACAAGCAGAATCACCATCAAGGAAGCCCCCTTACTCCATCACGGCAACAACTACCTCAAGATATTCATTTCTATGCTGGGGAGTGGGAGGAGCTGCACACAGTTCTGTCAATAATTCAGGAAGATGATGTGGATGCATCCTCAGGTATAGGGCTAGGGTTCTGTGAAGATGACCTTTTGGATGGGTACAACAGTCAGGATGGAAACAATATTTGCCATGAAACTTCATCAAGAAGATCAAGAAAACTATCGAGCAGTCGTGCCTGGGAGAGGGGAAATGAGACCAGCACAGGAGATGGTGGATATGACATAGTGTTAGTCAATGAGATCCCTTACTCTGCAAGTTCTCTTCAAAACCTCTATTTGCTCATAAAAAAGGTTAGCTCAGGAATTCCTACTATTGTTGtccatgcaattttttttgggaaattCTTACCATGTGACATCATATCAGCCAGGCAGGAAGTGGAATATAATATTGCCTGAAAAAAAGTGTGCGTCTAGTGACTTGGCCTTGATTTTTAGTATAGACTGTGGTTGCATGTTGCAATAAGAATTTTTATCAATTAGCATAAAAAATTCACAAATGATAGGCTTCAAGATCAGTAGCACATACAAATGAGATGTTCCTCTTGCTGCTCAGGTTTCTCTGTGTTTTCGTTCTAAACACTAGGAGGCTATGTTGTTAAGGTGTTATCATGCTAGATTTTAGACTTGAGTCAGCTGTGCTGGGATACCTTGCATCTTGTACTTCTCATGGATACTGGATGCATTATGCAGATTTGCCATCTGCCCTGAAAATATCACCTTTACTTACATGCCGCATCCTACTGTTGGTGTTCTGCAGTGCCTGCGGCCACCATATGGAGTGCTTTATCTTGCTGCCAGGAAGAACTACATCGGTTCAAGCAGTGCGGTGCGGCAGCTGCGAGCATTGGTGGATGAAGAAGGCATATTCGGCGTGCACCTTGTCTCTGAGCCCCCTGAGAGGGAGATCTGGAAATTCTTCTTCAAATAGCTCAAATGGTCAATGCGGCTTGTCTCAGAAGAGAGAAAAGTTCAATGTGCCTGCTCAAATCGCAGAGGATCATGAAACTCCAGTTTTGTAAATATTAGCTGTTCCAGATCAGTTTCTGGCGATTTTTCTGGATCTCGTTCCccttccttttcattttccttctagAGCGTGCTGTTAATTCTGCTGAGTGTACGGCGCTTGAACAGTCAGATGCGTGATAGCTGACTCAAATGGTATGGATGATATTCCATTGCGGtttacttaaaaaaaagatattcCATTGCGATTTAAACTGTCAGATCTGATATATGGAGTACAGCAGAAGTATATGGAGTACAGCAGAAAAAGACTGTTTTCTTCACTCCCCGTTTGCTGTTAATTTCTCTAATAAGAAATTACTTGTTTTGAACAGTAACATAGTCTTCAAtgtacttttttttaaagaattaCAATTCTTCAGTATAATTGTGGTTACTGTTTTTATTGGAATATAAATTTATAAAATTCAACGAATATGATATTACCCAAAGCATTTTGAAGAAAGATCTGTGCACGATTTCTATGTTTCCCAATAAAACAAAATATTTTAAAGGTCGCAGGTGATCAAAGACTCGAAAGTCGAAAGTTTGAGGAGGACGTCGTGTTCTGTTTCACTGACCTATGGGTCCCGCTCCCACCTGAACCCAGCGCTTCCAGGAGCAGAGCATAGCGGGCGCCCCCTTCCATCCCGGCCGCCTCTCCTCTGAACTGAAGCTGGCCTGCTCGCCTTCCCCTGCATCGGGTAGCCTAGAGGCTGGTGGCAACCAGTCGGCTTCATCAGCgaccaacggcggcggcggcgtcctcctcgaCCCCGCTACCGACCAGTCTCGGATTGGCGTGAAGCGGAGATCCATCCGGGAAATTGCCGAATTGGGATCGATCTCTTCTGTTGGTACGTAGCCCTAACCTTTTCCGATTCCTGGATTGATTCGCGTCCTTCGTGGTGCGTTTCTAATCCATCCTCCCTTGCTCGAGCAGGTTCGTCTTCTTCCCCAGTGCCGATGGAGCACGCTAAGTCCGGCCCCAGCAGTTGGCCGGAGCTGGCCGACGTGGTGCCAGTGCCGCAGGACGATGGGCCCAGCCCCGTGGTCCCCATCGCCTATCGCGACGACTTCCGCGAGGTCATGGACTACTTCCGCGCCCTGTACTTCGCTGGCGAGCGCAGTCCCCGCGCCCTCCGCCTCACTGCCGAGGCCATCGAGCTCAACCCCGGCAACTATACTGTGAGAATTGCgctcttctctctttttctctACTTTATTTTCATGAGGTTATTGAAAATTAAAGTTTCTATGGTTAGGTGAGAATTTTTTAAGGGAAAGAATAATTTTCTAGTATAGAGGTTGAGCCATTTAGTTATAGTTTTGACTTGAAACCATGTAGTACTGTGGTCATGAGCTTCACTGGCTACAATGGATAAAATTTCTGAACCATTACTATTATGGTCCAGTTATGAGCATGCAACAATGCTACAGAAGGTAGAAACAAGCAGTGTGGTAGAGCCAGTTTTAGAGAGTTGGAATTTCCATGTAAAGTGGACAAATAGGTACCTGTTTGCAGCTTTAGATAGTCTGTACTCTGATATTGACACCATCTATCATTCATGCAGCATGCTTTTTCATCGTCTATGGTATCTGTAGAAGGCCATAGCATGCTTCCTGGCCATACTTTTCTCCCTGTGTTATGTTTCTTAATGCAGTATGCCATGTTATTCTTGAACAGCAATGGTGTTGTTTACTATCACAGAATTGTTGTTTGTTCTATTGCTAGTACAAACCCTGCTTTTTAAGTATTGTCATGTATTCCATTTTGATATCAATCAACCCTTTTGGTAGTTACCTTTTTGACTTACAGACTTAATTGTTTACTTGATAGGTCTGGCATTTCAGGCGCCTTATTCTGGAAGCATTGGATTCTGATTTACTGGAAGAGATGAATTTTGTCGAAAAAATTGCCTTATGTAATCCAAAAAACTACCAAATCTGGTGAgttccattattaaaaaaaatcttatagCACATTTAGTATTTCATGGAAACTAATATCCTGTTTTGTGGGTGTGGATGTTGTGTAAACAATTGCCAATTTCTCGACTTCCGTAATTATAAATTTTATTCATCTTTCATTGCTATGGAAATCATGATTAACCCTGCAGGGTCCAATTATAATTTTCAGGCATCATAAGAGATGGCTTGCTGAGAAATTAGGGCCTGGTGTTGCAAATAAAGAGCATGAATTCACAATGAAAATACTTGCTATTGATGCCAAAAATTACCATGCTTGGTCTCATAGGCAGGTATGCACAATGCACATCCCATTTTACTATATAATAAGTATTCCACACTTGGGTACTGCACTAAGCTAAGCTATGAGTACCGGTACAAGATTACTAAAAAAAGAGTACCAGTACAAGCTTTGTTCTACTAACAATATTGCTTTATTACAACTGTTGCAGTGGGTTCTTCAAGCATTGGGTGGATGGGAGAGTGAACTGCAGTACTGCAACCAGCTACTTGAGGAAGATGTCTTCAATAATTCAGCTTGGAATCAGGTCATGCTCTGTGCTATTTGTCTCTTAAACTTTTGTCTAGTTTCGGGTGCAATTTCACCCTTAGGTTATCTTATCATTTGAGCTTCATAGATCATTTCATGTCGATTTCATCCTATGAGTCTGCAGAACTGTACACTTTTTTCTGATTTACTTCCTCTGTTTATAAATGTATGGCATTGTAAAATTTTGCATGCTGACCTATGTAAACCTTTTCATTGTAAAAAAACTATTATAAAACTAGAGTGTTGGGTACCATGTTCATATGGCCAGCAGAGGTAGCTTCATGTAATTAGTGGTCAAAGCTGGACAAAGTGGATAACAGCATACTGCTGTCGCATACAAATTTATTGTGTGACTATTCTTGACTTTCTATTGCCTGTTACATTGTGTCATGTCTGCTTGTCCTGCCTCCCagtgccttttttttcttctgattaATTGGGATCACCTATTTAGCTTGCACTGAAGTATGTT harbors:
- the LOC117845435 gene encoding protein farnesyltransferase/geranylgeranyltransferase type-1 subunit alpha is translated as MEHAKSGPSSWPELADVVPVPQDDGPSPVVPIAYRDDFREVMDYFRALYFAGERSPRALRLTAEAIELNPGNYTVWHFRRLILEALDSDLLEEMNFVEKIALCNPKNYQIWHHKRWLAEKLGPGVANKEHEFTMKILAIDAKNYHAWSHRQWVLQALGGWESELQYCNQLLEEDVFNNSAWNQRYLVITRSPLLGGLKAMRDSEVDYTIEAIVANPQNESPWRYLKGLYKGENNLLVCDERISDVCLKVLKNDWSCVFALSLLLDLLRSGLQPSDELKATLEPIRNSDPEVADADLATTVCCILQKCDPLRVNYWSWYKTTLSSQIS
- the LOC117845434 gene encoding uncharacterized protein; translated protein: MRSPSLLSQCLAGLLSHDRTAAHCVNIVPEREPHLPSLAVEIVPSKNVHPYKYAGENIELHGMNIFKGKISVVDIIGLSKSDIVTSKGEGPLKCWESSIDLVNVLKDEIRDGLLTFRSKQVLELGCGYGLPGIFACLKGATTVHFQDPSAEVVRCKTIPNVLANLEQAQDKQNHHQGSPLTPSRQQLPQDIHFYAGEWEELHTVLSIIQEDDVDASSGIGLGFCEDDLLDGYNSQDGNNICHETSSRRSRKLSSSRAWERGNETSTGDGGYDIVLVNEIPYSASSLQNLYLLIKKCLRPPYGVLYLAARKNYIGSSSAVRQLRALVDEEGIFGVHLVSEPPEREIWKFFFK